The segment TCTACACGGGCCTGGCCGGCGGCCAGCTCGACTTCCAGACCGACTCCTGGCTCCCCGTCACCCACGCCCAGTACTGGGAGAAGTACAAGAACAAGCTGGAGGACCTCGGTTCCTGGTTCGGCCCCACCTCCCTGGAGCTCTCCGTCCCCTCGTACGTGAAGGGCGTCGACTCCCTCGACGACCTCAAGGGCAAGGCCGGACAGTTCAAGGGCCGGATCATCGGCATCGAGCCCAGCGCCGGAATGATGGGCATCCTCAAGGACAAGGTCCTCAAGGAGTACGGCCTGGAGGGCGAGTACAAGGTCGTCGACGGCTCCACGCCCGGCATGCTCGCCGAGCTGAAGCGGGCGTACGAGCGCAAGGAACCGGTCGTCGTCACCCTCTGGTCGCCGCACTGGGCCTACTCCGCCCACGACCTGAAGAAGCTCGCCGACCCCAAGGGCTCCTGGGGCAAGGGCGACGGGGTCCACACCCTGGCCCGTAAGGGGTTCGCCGCCGAGAACCCCGAGGTCGGCGCCTGGCTGAAGAACTTCTCGCTGACCGAGAAGCAGCTCACGGACCTCGAAGCCGTCATCCAGGAGACCGGCAAGGGCAAGGAGCAGCAGGCCGTCCGCACCTGGCTGGACGGCAACCCCGGCCTCGCGGAGAAGCTCGCCCCGCAGTAGCCGCACGACGACGGACGGAGACCGGTGAGCGGTTCCTGTCCGAAAAGGGGTGGTCGCCGAACGTGTTCGGCGACCACCCCTTTTCGTCACGACGCGAAACCCCGCCCCAAAGCTGCGTAAGGTTCAGGTAACCGCCCGGTACGGGTACGCACGAGGTACGAGGGAGGGAGCCGACATGGACGAGAAGGAAGCACCCCGCGTGGGCGCGGCCGTCAAGAGGCGTCGCAGAGCGCTCCAGCTCACCCTGGCCGTCGTCTCCTCCCGCAGCGGTCTCTCCGTGCCCTTCCTGAGCCAGGTCGAGAACGACCGAGCCAGACCCAGTCACCGCTCCCTGGAACTCGTCGCCGAGGCCCTGGAGACCAGCGCCGGCGAACTCCTCGCCGCCGCCGAGGCCTCCCGTACCGTCGACGTCGTACGGGCCGAGGAGCTCTCCCCGGCGCTGCCCCCGGGCGTCCGGGCGATCGTCCGCGGCCGCCACCAGCTGCACGCTCTGGAGTTCACCGGCGAGCAGGACGCCGGACGCGAGTTCCAGCACCGCAACGACGAGCTGCTGTACGTGGCCGACGGCGCCGCCGAGGTCGAGGCCGAGGGCCGCGCGTACCGGCTGGGCCGAGGCGACACCCTCTACCTCTCCGGCGGGGTACGGCACCGCTGGCGGGCCACCGAGGCGGGCACCCGGCTGCTCGTCGTCGCCGTCGCCGAGCACGTCGAGGCCGAAGAGGAATGAGCGCGGGTCGCGGGACGGTGAGGAGGATCGTCTCCCTCGTGCCGTCCCTGACCGAGGCCGTCGCCGTCACCGCGCCCGGCGTTCTCGTCGGCGCCACGGACTGGTGCGCCCACCCCGCCGACCTCGACGTCGTGCGGATCGGCGGCACCAAGAACCCGGACGTCCGCGCGATCGTCGCGCTCCGCCCCGACCTCGTCCTCGCCAACGAGGAGGAGAACCGCGCCCCCGACCTCGCCGAGCTGCGGGCCGCCGGGATCGACGTCCTCGTCACCGAGATCCGCACCCTCGACGAGGGCCTGCGCGAGCTGGAGCGGGTCCTCGCCGCCTGCGGCGGGCCCCGGCGGCCCCGCTGGCTCGACGAGGCCGAAGCCGCGTGGGCGGCGGTGACCCCGGAGGGGACGTACACCGCCGTCGTGCCGATCTGGCGCCGCCCCTGGATGGTCCTCGGCCGCGACACCTTCGCAGGTGACCTGCTCGCCCGCCTCGGCGTCCGGAACCTGTACGCCGACCACCCGGAGCGCTACCCGCGCCTTCCGCTCGACGAGCTCCGCGCCGCCGCGCCCGACCTGGTCGTCCTGCCCGACGAGCCGTACCGCTTCACGCGCGACGACGGCCCCGAGGCGTTCCCCGGGACCGCCGCCGCGCTCGTCGACGGTCGTCACCTCACCTGGTACGGGCCGTCGCTCGCGGAAGCGCCGCGGGCGCTGGCGCGGGCCCTGCGAGCAGCGCACCGCTGACCAGGCCGCGCATCGTGTGGGTCCCGGCGACCAGCCAGGCCGCGACGAGGAACACGTACAGGCCGATCGCGAGCCACCGGAAGGCGGCGAGACCGGTGTGCTGGGCGAGCCCCTCGGCGCCGGTCACGCACGTGCCGACCGGGAAGGTGAAGGCCCAGAAGGTCATCGCGAAGCCCATGCCCTGGCGGCGGGCCCGCAGCACCATCGCCCCGGCGAGTGCCAGCCAGAGCAGCGCGAAGCCCATGACGGGCACGCCGTAGAGGACGGCGAAGGAGGCGAAGCCGTGGGCGTACGGGGCGGGGAGCACGCCCGGGGCCACATCGGCGAACTTGTTCGCGGCGGTCGTCGACTGGCCGAGCGGGCCGAGGACGAGGAAGAGGGTGGGGGTGAGCGCGAGGGGCAGCGGGCCGCCGGTGACGAGCCGGCCGAAGACCAGCGGCAGCATGACCAGGGTGGCGAGGAGGCTGACGCCGAACATCGCCCAGCAGGCGAGGAGCAGGGTCTCCTGAGCCTGGCCGACGGGCAGATGGGGCACGAGCAGCGGGCCGAGGGCGGCGGAGACCATGGGGGCGACGACCGGCAGCAGCCACACGGGGGACGCGTTCTCGATTCGGTGGTGCACGACCATGAGGTACGGGATGCCCACCGCGGCCACCAGGCCGATCACGGTTCCGGCGGTGAACAGGACGGTGTCGAGCGCTACGGCCGCCGGGAGGCCGATCCAGTCCTTTCCGACGATCATCGCCCCGCCGCCGACCGCGAGCAGCGCCATGGAGAGGCAGCCGTAGAACGGCGCCATGGCGGGGTCGAGGAGGTGGGCCCGGGCCTGGTCGCGGTGGTGGATCCAGTGCGCCGTGCGTGCGGCGACCAGGACGAGCAGCATCGCGAGGGACAGCGCCCAGACCGCGGCGCAGGCGGCACGGAGGCCGGGAAGGTCCAGGGGGAGCGCGGCGCCCGCGTTGGCCACGATGGCGGTACCCATCACGGAGGCGTACCAGTTGGGTCCGAGGTGACGGACGGAACGGGCCGGTGAGGCCGTCGGCCGGGCGCCGGGGGTGGTGGCGCGGACGGCCGGAAGGGGAGGTGCGAGGCTTGCCATGGCTCCACCGTCGTCCGATTCCGCTGCCCCCACCAGGGATCTTGCGGCTATGACGTCATAAGCTGGCTTTATGAGCAGCAACGGGGAGCGGCACGGGGATCAGTACGGGGAGCAGCCCACGGGCGGGCGCCGGGCCGAGGCGTACGGTGCCGAGGTCAGGGCCCAGCTCCACCACCGGGTCCCGGACCTGGGCGCGCTCGAACTGCTCCTCGCCGTCGCCCGGCACGGGAGCCTCGGCGCCGCCGCCCGCGAGGTCGGCATCACCCAGCCCGCCGCCAGCAGCCGCATCCGTTCGATGGAGCGGCAGCTCGGCGTGGCCCTGGTCGACCGTTCGCCGCGCGGCTCACGGCTCACCGACGCCGGCGCGCTCGTGACCGACTGGGCGCGCCGGATCGTGGAGGCGGCCGAGGCCTTCGACGCGGGTGCCCAGGCGCTGCGCGGGCGGCGGGACTCCCGGCTGCGGGTGGCGGCGTCGATGACGATCGCCGAGTACCTGCTGCCGGGCTGGCTGATCGCGCTGCGCGCCGAGCGCCCCGACACGGCCGTGTCGCTGCAGGCCGGGAACTCGGCGGTGGTCGCGGAACGGCTCCTCGCGAACGAGGCGGACATCGGCTTCGTGGAGGGGCTCGCCGTGCCGGACGGCCTCGACGGGGTCGTCGTCGCGCACGACCGGCTCGCGATCGTCGCCGCACCCTCGCACCCGTGGGCCCGCCGCCGAAGCCCGCTGGACCCGGCGGAGCTGGCGGCGACTCCGCTGGTCCTGCGGGAACGCGGCTCCGGCACCCGGCAGGTCCTGGACGCGGCGCTCTCCGGGCACGGCGGCCTCGCGCAGCCGCTCCTCGAACTGGCCTCCACCACCGCGGTGAAGGCCGCCGCGGTGAGCGGGGCGGGCCCGGCCGTCCTCAGCGAACTGGCGATCGCCGAGGAGCTCGCCTCCCGCCGACTGGTCGAGATCCCCGTCCAGGGGGTCCGGCTGCGCCGTGACCTCCGGGCCGTCTGGCCCACCGGCCACCGCCCGACGGGCCCGGCCCGCGACCTGCTGTCACTGACCCGGGCCCGCCCGACGGGCTGAAACACGGGTCGGGAGCGGCCGGAGGGGGCGGGTCAGACCCCCGCCGCCCGGTGCGTGATCCGCCCGTCCAGGACCGTGAGCAGTACCGGGAGGTCCGGCAGGTCCGTCGCGGCTGTCGTCAGCGGGCTGTCCGCGAAGACCGTCAGATCGGCGCGGAAGCCGAGCGCGAGACGGCCCGCCTCGTGCTCCTCGCCCGCCGCGTACGCCGGTGCCGTCGTCATGCCCCGCAGCGCTTCGAGCGCCGTCAGTGCCTGCTCGGGGCCGTGCGGCGCCTGGCCGAGGTCGCGGCTCGGGCGCCGGTGCCGGGCCCCGGCCATCACGCCGAGCGGCGGGAACGGGGCGATCGGCCAGTCGGAGCCGAGCACCACCGTGGCCCCGGCGTCCGCCAGGTCCCGGCAGCGCCACGCGCGCGAGGCGCGCTCCTCGCCGAGGCGGCGCGACCAGTTGTCGGTGTGGTCGGCGCGGGTGAAGTCGCAGCAGTGGGTGGGCTGCATGGAGGCGAGGACGCCGAGGTCCGCGAAGCGGCGCAGGGTGTCGTCGGGCACGGTCTCGATGTGCTCGACCCGGTGCCGCACCTCGCTCCCGCCGGCCGTGCGCGCCTTCTCGACGGCGTCGAGGACGTGCCGGACGGCCGCGTCGCCGATGGCGTGCGTCGCGGTCGCGATCCCCGCCCGGTGCAGCTCCCCGACGATGTGGGTGTACGCGTCGGGGTCCGGCCAGAACGCGTGCGTGGACTCGCCGTGGCAGTCGGGGTGCTCCAGCCACGCGGTGCCGTTGTCGATGGTCCCGTCCATGAAGAGCTTCACGCCCGCGACACGCCACAGGGCCCCGCCCGTGCCCTGCCCCGCGATGAGGGCCCGTACGCCGTCCGCGTCGGTGCCGGGCTGGCACCAGGGGGCCACGCGGAGCCGCAGCGCCAGCTCACCGGCCGCGTCGAGCTCCCCGTACAGCGCGAGGCTCTCGCCGTTGGCGTCCATGGCGTGACCGCCGGTGAGTCCGGCCGCCGCCATCGACCGAAGGGCCGCCGCGAGCCGCTGCCGGCTCTCCTCGGGCGTCGGACGCGGGGCGACCCGTTCGACCAGCTCGCAGGCGGCGTCCTCCTGGAGCAGTCCGGTCGGGCGCCCGGCGGCGTCGCAGACGACCTCGGCGGAGGCCTGGTCGAAGGCGCGGGGCCCGTCGACCCCGGCGAGTTCGAGCGCCCGCCGGCTGGCGAGCGCCGAGTGGGCGTCGAAGAGCAGCAGGAAGGCCGGGATCCCGTCGAGTACGGGGTCGAAGGGGGCGATGCCGACGGGCCGGTCTCCGAAGACGTTCGGGTCGAGGCCCCAGCCGAAGAGCCAGTCGCCCCGGCCGAGGTTCCGGATCTCGCGGGCGAGGGCCTCGCGTACGTCGTCGAGGTCCGTGCAGTACGACAGGTCGAGGCCGTGGGTCAGTTCGGCGCCGGACACCGGGTGGATGTGCCCGTCGACGAGACCGGGGGTGACGACGGCTCCCTCGAGGTCCACGACGGTGGTGGCGGGGCCGGCGAGCGCTCGGATCTCGCGGTCGTCGCCCAGGGCGGCGATCCGGCCGTCGTCGGATACGGCGAGCGCGGTCTCCGGCAGGAACGCCCCCGTGCCGGGGTCGAGCAGACGGGCGGAGAGCAGGACGAGTCGGGTGCGCACGGTGGCTCCAGGGCTCCAGGAAGGGGACGGGGAGAAGAGGCCCGCGGGCCTCGGGGGAGAGGGACGGTCAGGCGGGCTCGGTGGGCGCCGGTACGTCGGTCAGCGCGCCGTGCGGCAGTCCGAGTTCGCGTTCCGCCGTGGTCAGGGCCATCCGGGTCACGGCGTCCGGCCGGTCGGTCCGGTCGGAGTTGGCGTGGGCGCCGAGGCCGTCGAGCACCACCAGGATCTGGATGGCGGCGGCACGAGGGTCGTCCGTGCGGAACTCGCCGCGTGCGACGCCCTCGCGGATGAGCTGCTCCAGGCGGTCGTCGGAGGCGAGTTCCTGTTCGGTGACACGGTCGCGCAGGACGGGCCGGTAGCGGCTGAGGTGCCGGGCGTTGATCCACAGGCGGCTGATGTCGTCGTACGCCTCGCCCGCCGAGAGGGCGAAGTAGCGCGCGAGCCACTGCGTGGGCGTCCCGTGGGGGCGCTCCGCGGGCAGCAGCGCGTCGAGCTCGCCGGTGGCGGCCACGCTGAACGCCTCGCCCACCAGATCCTCCGCCGAGGGGAAGTAGTGGCTGATCAGACCGGGTCGTACGGCGAGCTCCTCGGCGATCCGCCGCAGGGTGACGCACTCGAGCCCCTCGGTCAGGGCCACGCGTGCGGCGGTCTCCACGATCTCCGCCCGCCGGGCTTCGGGTGATTTCCGAACTCTCTTGCGCTGGACGCTTGACGACATAACCGCGATGCTATTGAGTGTGCGACCAATAAGCAACCAGGTGGGCACCACACGCATCCGGAGGGCCGCATGGCTTCCACGATCCCCGACCCGCTCCCAGGCCCTCAGGGCGCACAGGTCGCCTTGCAGGACATCGATCGGCCCGGCCGCATCGAGGCGCACGGCATCGACCACATCCCCGAGTCCGAGCGCCACGGCCACCCCCGCGAGCTCTTCTCCGTGTGGGCGGCGGCGAACGTCAACTACCTCAGCCTCGTCGTCGGCGGAGCCCTCGTCCTGATGGGCCTGAACCTCTGGCAGGCCGTCGCCGTGACCGTCGTGGGCAACCTGTTCTGGCTGCTCCCGGGCCTCCTCGCCACCTCGGGACCGGCCGCCGGCGCGCCCAGCGAGGTGATCACCCGGGCCGTCTACGGCGTCCTCGGCAACCGCGTGAACAACGCGGTCGGCGGCTGGCTGGTCTCCGTCTGCTACTTCGCGCTCAACCTGGCCGCCGCGGCCACCGCCGCCTTCGCGCTCGTCGAGAACGCGGGCATCACGGCCACCACCCCGGTCAAGGTGGCCGTCATCGTGGTCATCGCCGCGCTCACGCTGATCATCAGCGTCTACGGGCACGGCCTGATCATCAAGCTGTACCTGCCGATCACCCTGGTCCTCGCGGCGGCCTTCACCGTCGTCGCGTTCGCCGTCCTGCAGCACGCCGACTTCTCGTACGCCCCCGCCCAGCAGCCCGGCGGAGTCGAGCTCTGGGCCCTGCTCCTCGCCGGCACCACGATGATCGCCTCGGGCCCGCTCTCGTACACCACGAGCGCCGACTTCTCCCGCTATCTGCCCCGTACCGCCTCCAAGAAGGCGATCATCGGGTGGAACGCGCTCGGCGCCTTCCTGCCGAGCGTCGTCGTCTGCTCGCTCGGCGCCTTCGCCGCCACCGCCGTCGACATGACCGACCCGCAGACCGCGCTCCAGGAGATCCTGCCCGGCTGGTTCGTCCCGGTCTTCCTGCTCGCCCTGGTCCTCGGCACCATCTCCATCAACGCCCTGACCGCGTACAGCGCCGGACTCGCGCTCCAGGCCGTCGGCCTCCGCATCCGACGCTCCGTCAGCGTCCTCTTCGACGGGGCCGTCGCCGTCGCCCTCACCCTCTACGGGCTGCTCGTCTCCAACTTCCTCGACACCGTCAGCAACGCCCTCCAGGTCATCACCGTCCTGATCGGCCCGCTGATGGCCGTCTACGCCACCGACGTCCTGCTCCGCCGCTGTCGCTACGACGGCCTCGCGCTCTCGGACGAGACCCCCGGCAGCCCCTTCTGGTACACCGCCGGCGTCAACCCGGCCGGTGCCCTCGCGCTCGTCGCCGGCGTCACCGCGGCGGCCCTCTGCGTCAACACCCTCTACACGGGCCCGGGCGCCGCCGCCCTCGACGGCGTCGACCTCTCCCTCCCCGTCGGCATGGTCGTCGCCGCCACCCTCTACGCCCTCCTGATGCGCAAGGACCGCACCCTGCTCGCCGCCCGGGCGGAGGCGTGAACAGCCCTCGCCGTACGACCCTCCGGATCGCGGGGGACACACCCCGCCGCCGCGGCGAGGACCGGGGCCGGCAGGCCCGCGCCGGCATCACGCGCGCGTGGCGGGTGTACGAGGAGCTCTTCGAGACCGTCGCCGCCGGCAACGGCCGGACGCTCGACGTACCCGCACTCGCCCTCCGCACCGTCCACGCGACCCGGGCCTGGGCGCCGGAACTCGTCGAGGAGATGGAGGGGGTCGCCGAAGGCGCCGGAACGCCGTTCTGGACGATCGCCGCGCTCAACGCCCGCACCGAGATCCTCGCCGAGGCGGGCGCGCCCCGCACGGGCGAGTGCTCCACCCTCGTCCGCACGGGTCCCCGGACCACCGGCGGACAGTGCTGGGACTGGCACCGGGAACTCGCCGACGCCTGGCACCTCCAGACCGTGACCGGGGACGTCCGGGGCTTCGCCGGGATCACCGAGCACGGCATCCTCGCGAAGATCGGCGTCAACGAGGCCGGGGTGGGTGTGCTCTTCAACATCCTCGGCCACGCGGACGACGCCGCGACCGGTGTCCCCGTCCATCTGGTGGCCCGTCAGGTGCTGGGCACGGCGGGGTCGTTCGCGGAGGCGGTCGGCATGCTGACCGGCGCACCCGTCTCGGCCTCCACGGTCATCACCGTGGTCACCGCGGACCGGGCCGCGTCCGTGGAACTCGCCCCGGGCGGCTCGGCCGTGATCGCTCCGGACGACCGGGGCTGGCTGGTGCGCACCAACCACTTCCTCGCCCCGGCGCTCGCTGCCGGAGAACTGCGCGGCCACCGGGAGCCGGAGACGTACGACCGCCACCGGCTGCTCACCGCACGGGCGCTCGGGCACGACGGCGAGACACCCGATGCCGACGCGCTCGTCGGCCTGCTCACCGCCCACAGGGAGGACGGTGCCGAGGTGTGCTGTCACGCCCCGGCCGAAGGCCGTCTCGGCAGCCGGTGGGCGACCCTCGCCACCGTGGCCGTCGACCCCGCCGAGCGGCGCCTCCTGGTGCACGACGGCGGCCCCTGCTCGGCGGGGCGGGAGACCTGGACCCCGCTCACCGCGCCCCGGGGCTGACGACGGGGGGCGGTGCGCGCTCCACCACCGCGGACCGGTGCCTCGCGGGGACCGTCAGTCCCGGCGTACCCCCGCCGCCTCGACCAGGCCCCGCATCACCCGCAGGTCCTCGCCCATCTCCGGGTGCCACTGGACGCCGAGGGCCCAGGCCGGGGCGGCCAGCTCGACGGCCTCCACCGTGCCGTCCTCCGCGTGGGCGGAGACCGCGAGCCCCGTGCCCAGCCGGTCCACGGCCTGGTGGTGGTAGGTCGGGACCTCGGTGAGCTCGGGCACCAGGGAGGCGTACCGGCTTCCCGGCACCGGCTTCACCGCATGCCGGCCGATCACCCCGACCGCCTCGACGTGCCCGTCCAGGTGCTGGACCAGCGTCCCGCCCAGGGCCACGTTCAGGAGCTGCATGCCCCGGCAGATGCCGAGCAACGGGGTCCCGGAGGCCAGGGCCGCGTCGATCAGGGCCAGCTCCCACGCGTCGCGTTCCCGGGCCGGCGGGCCGGTCCGGTCGTCGCGCTCGGCCCCGTACCGTACGGGCTCCACGTCCGCTCCGCCCGCGATCACCAGCCCGTCGAGCCGGGCCACGACCGCCGCGGCGGCCTCCGGATCGTCCGGCGGCAGCATCACCGCGATCCCCCCGCTCGCCTGGACGAGCCGCGGGTACGGCGCGGGGAGCAGCGCGGCCCGCATGTCCCACACGCCCCAGCGGGCCTGGTCCAGGTAGGTGGTCACGCCGATGAGCGGCTTGGGCACGGAACGTCCTCCGGGAGAGCGGGGTGGGCGGGAGCGGGGTTGTGGGGGAGTGGGCGGGTACGGGCGGTCAGTCGCGTTCGAGTTCGGCCTCGGCGGCCGCGAGTGCCGCGAACTCCTCCTCGGGCGCCCTGGCCACCAGATGGTGTCGACTGTAGAACGCGAAGTAGGCGAGGGCGATCGCGTACACCCCGAGTGCCATGAAGGCCGCCGTCCGGTCCACCAGGAAGGTCGCGACCAGGGCCGACAGTGCGAGGACGAACGCCACCGACGAGGTCACGACGCCGCCCGGCGTGCGGTACGGCCGGTGCAGGCCCGGCTCACGGCGCCGCAGCACGATGTGGGAGAGCGCCATCAGGGCGTACGAGATGGTGGCGCCGAACACGGCGATGTTCAGCATCCGGGCCCCGTCCCCGGTCCCCGCGGCGAGTGCGAAGCCGATCGCGCCCGGGATGAGCAGCCCCAGGTACGGCGACTTGCGGCGGCTGGTGAGGGAGAGGAAGCGGGGCAGATAGCCCGCGCGGGAGAGCGCGAAGAGCTGGCGCGAGCCCGCGTAGATGAGGGAGAAGAAGGACGCGACCAGGCCGGCGAGGCCCGCGTAGTTCACGAACCGGCTGAGCGCCGTCGGGTCCCCGTCGCCCTGGAGCGCCACGACCAGCGGGTTGCCCGCCTCCTGGACGGCGGCCGAGCCGCGCGCCCCGGTCGCGGCGAAGAAGGTCATCACGGCGAGCAGCACCAGGATGCCCATGGAGATCGCGAGGGCCCTCGGCATCGAGCGCACCGGGTCCTTCGCCTCCTCGGCGGCGAGCGGCACGCCCTCGACGCCCAGGAAGAACCACATGCCGAAGGGGAACGCGGCCCAGATCCCGAGCAGACCGAACGGCAGCCAGGAGTTGGCGCCGAAGGCCTCGCCGTCGACGGGGATGTCGTTCAGTCCGTCGACGTGGAAGTCGGTGAAGGCGCCGAGCGCGAAGATGACGAGCGCGGCGACCGCGATCGCCGTCACGATCAGGCTGAAGCGCAGGGCCTCGCCCACGCCCCAGAGGTGGATCCCGATGAAGAGCGCGAAGCAGACCAGGTAGACGGGCCAGCCGGACTCCAGGCCGAAGAGGCCGAGGGACTCGACGTAGTCGCCGATGAAGATCGAGATCGCGGCGGGCGCCAGGATGTACTCGATGAGGATCGCGGTGCCGGTGAGGAACCCGCCCCAGGTGCCGAGCGCCCGGCGGGCGAAGCCGTAGCCGCCGCCCGCGGTGGGCAG is part of the Streptomyces sp. NBC_00250 genome and harbors:
- a CDS encoding helix-turn-helix domain-containing protein, which produces MDEKEAPRVGAAVKRRRRALQLTLAVVSSRSGLSVPFLSQVENDRARPSHRSLELVAEALETSAGELLAAAEASRTVDVVRAEELSPALPPGVRAIVRGRHQLHALEFTGEQDAGREFQHRNDELLYVADGAAEVEAEGRAYRLGRGDTLYLSGGVRHRWRATEAGTRLLVVAVAEHVEAEEE
- a CDS encoding helical backbone metal receptor — protein: MSAGRGTVRRIVSLVPSLTEAVAVTAPGVLVGATDWCAHPADLDVVRIGGTKNPDVRAIVALRPDLVLANEEENRAPDLAELRAAGIDVLVTEIRTLDEGLRELERVLAACGGPRRPRWLDEAEAAWAAVTPEGTYTAVVPIWRRPWMVLGRDTFAGDLLARLGVRNLYADHPERYPRLPLDELRAAAPDLVVLPDEPYRFTRDDGPEAFPGTAAALVDGRHLTWYGPSLAEAPRALARALRAAHR
- a CDS encoding TDT family transporter; the protein is MASLAPPLPAVRATTPGARPTASPARSVRHLGPNWYASVMGTAIVANAGAALPLDLPGLRAACAAVWALSLAMLLVLVAARTAHWIHHRDQARAHLLDPAMAPFYGCLSMALLAVGGGAMIVGKDWIGLPAAVALDTVLFTAGTVIGLVAAVGIPYLMVVHHRIENASPVWLLPVVAPMVSAALGPLLVPHLPVGQAQETLLLACWAMFGVSLLATLVMLPLVFGRLVTGGPLPLALTPTLFLVLGPLGQSTTAANKFADVAPGVLPAPYAHGFASFAVLYGVPVMGFALLWLALAGAMVLRARRQGMGFAMTFWAFTFPVGTCVTGAEGLAQHTGLAAFRWLAIGLYVFLVAAWLVAGTHTMRGLVSGALLAGPAPAPAALPRATARTR
- a CDS encoding LysR family transcriptional regulator, with amino-acid sequence MSSNGERHGDQYGEQPTGGRRAEAYGAEVRAQLHHRVPDLGALELLLAVARHGSLGAAAREVGITQPAASSRIRSMERQLGVALVDRSPRGSRLTDAGALVTDWARRIVEAAEAFDAGAQALRGRRDSRLRVAASMTIAEYLLPGWLIALRAERPDTAVSLQAGNSAVVAERLLANEADIGFVEGLAVPDGLDGVVVAHDRLAIVAAPSHPWARRRSPLDPAELAATPLVLRERGSGTRQVLDAALSGHGGLAQPLLELASTTAVKAAAVSGAGPAVLSELAIAEELASRRLVEIPVQGVRLRRDLRAVWPTGHRPTGPARDLLSLTRARPTG
- a CDS encoding amidohydrolase; the protein is MRTRLVLLSARLLDPGTGAFLPETALAVSDDGRIAALGDDREIRALAGPATTVVDLEGAVVTPGLVDGHIHPVSGAELTHGLDLSYCTDLDDVREALAREIRNLGRGDWLFGWGLDPNVFGDRPVGIAPFDPVLDGIPAFLLLFDAHSALASRRALELAGVDGPRAFDQASAEVVCDAAGRPTGLLQEDAACELVERVAPRPTPEESRQRLAAALRSMAAAGLTGGHAMDANGESLALYGELDAAGELALRLRVAPWCQPGTDADGVRALIAGQGTGGALWRVAGVKLFMDGTIDNGTAWLEHPDCHGESTHAFWPDPDAYTHIVGELHRAGIATATHAIGDAAVRHVLDAVEKARTAGGSEVRHRVEHIETVPDDTLRRFADLGVLASMQPTHCCDFTRADHTDNWSRRLGEERASRAWRCRDLADAGATVVLGSDWPIAPFPPLGVMAGARHRRPSRDLGQAPHGPEQALTALEALRGMTTAPAYAAGEEHEAGRLALGFRADLTVFADSPLTTAATDLPDLPVLLTVLDGRITHRAAGV
- a CDS encoding TetR/AcrR family transcriptional regulator, encoding MSSSVQRKRVRKSPEARRAEIVETAARVALTEGLECVTLRRIAEELAVRPGLISHYFPSAEDLVGEAFSVAATGELDALLPAERPHGTPTQWLARYFALSAGEAYDDISRLWINARHLSRYRPVLRDRVTEQELASDDRLEQLIREGVARGEFRTDDPRAAAIQILVVLDGLGAHANSDRTDRPDAVTRMALTTAERELGLPHGALTDVPAPTEPA
- a CDS encoding purine-cytosine permease family protein, encoding MASTIPDPLPGPQGAQVALQDIDRPGRIEAHGIDHIPESERHGHPRELFSVWAAANVNYLSLVVGGALVLMGLNLWQAVAVTVVGNLFWLLPGLLATSGPAAGAPSEVITRAVYGVLGNRVNNAVGGWLVSVCYFALNLAAAATAAFALVENAGITATTPVKVAVIVVIAALTLIISVYGHGLIIKLYLPITLVLAAAFTVVAFAVLQHADFSYAPAQQPGGVELWALLLAGTTMIASGPLSYTTSADFSRYLPRTASKKAIIGWNALGAFLPSVVVCSLGAFAATAVDMTDPQTALQEILPGWFVPVFLLALVLGTISINALTAYSAGLALQAVGLRIRRSVSVLFDGAVAVALTLYGLLVSNFLDTVSNALQVITVLIGPLMAVYATDVLLRRCRYDGLALSDETPGSPFWYTAGVNPAGALALVAGVTAAALCVNTLYTGPGAAALDGVDLSLPVGMVVAATLYALLMRKDRTLLAARAEA
- a CDS encoding C45 family peptidase; protein product: MNSPRRTTLRIAGDTPRRRGEDRGRQARAGITRAWRVYEELFETVAAGNGRTLDVPALALRTVHATRAWAPELVEEMEGVAEGAGTPFWTIAALNARTEILAEAGAPRTGECSTLVRTGPRTTGGQCWDWHRELADAWHLQTVTGDVRGFAGITEHGILAKIGVNEAGVGVLFNILGHADDAATGVPVHLVARQVLGTAGSFAEAVGMLTGAPVSASTVITVVTADRAASVELAPGGSAVIAPDDRGWLVRTNHFLAPALAAGELRGHREPETYDRHRLLTARALGHDGETPDADALVGLLTAHREDGAEVCCHAPAEGRLGSRWATLATVAVDPAERRLLVHDGGPCSAGRETWTPLTAPRG
- a CDS encoding gamma-glutamyl-gamma-aminobutyrate hydrolase family protein encodes the protein MPKPLIGVTTYLDQARWGVWDMRAALLPAPYPRLVQASGGIAVMLPPDDPEAAAAVVARLDGLVIAGGADVEPVRYGAERDDRTGPPARERDAWELALIDAALASGTPLLGICRGMQLLNVALGGTLVQHLDGHVEAVGVIGRHAVKPVPGSRYASLVPELTEVPTYHHQAVDRLGTGLAVSAHAEDGTVEAVELAAPAWALGVQWHPEMGEDLRVMRGLVEAAGVRRD
- the eat gene encoding ethanolamine permease, with product MTLEETTGSTTPPQDDYLERRALRRGSAGWLLLTGLGVAYVVSGDFSGWNIGLSKGGFGGLAVATVLMGAMYACLVFALAELSAILPTAGGGYGFARRALGTWGGFLTGTAILIEYILAPAAISIFIGDYVESLGLFGLESGWPVYLVCFALFIGIHLWGVGEALRFSLIVTAIAVAALVIFALGAFTDFHVDGLNDIPVDGEAFGANSWLPFGLLGIWAAFPFGMWFFLGVEGVPLAAEEAKDPVRSMPRALAISMGILVLLAVMTFFAATGARGSAAVQEAGNPLVVALQGDGDPTALSRFVNYAGLAGLVASFFSLIYAGSRQLFALSRAGYLPRFLSLTSRRKSPYLGLLIPGAIGFALAAGTGDGARMLNIAVFGATISYALMALSHIVLRRREPGLHRPYRTPGGVVTSSVAFVLALSALVATFLVDRTAAFMALGVYAIALAYFAFYSRHHLVARAPEEEFAALAAAEAELERD